One genomic window of Hirundo rustica isolate bHirRus1 chromosome 13, bHirRus1.pri.v3, whole genome shotgun sequence includes the following:
- the PLEKHO2 gene encoding pleckstrin homology domain-containing family O member 2, producing the protein MEQDTKEEVSEKPKCAPTAEKYGWIKKSSGGLLGLWKDRYIQLRKTQLVVYEDEDEQKCIETVELESYDKCQELRALLKRKNRFILIRSPGKKVHDIKFQAPTLEEKESWIKALNEGINRGKNKVFDEVKVDESLSLDHVTRDRVKVSHGRRPPTRSHLKEAAKCTSDGILRLDLDIVDNGPPTFDSIISESDNEPPQKETPKPPMPPTKPTGTKENQEAEDNVPDQEHKKTLSPPLPPDKKLKEGITSKDSVNTKEEDSVSPEENAEESQAPREENKENLTEVSNRVISKAPIPLPKSVPDKLKVAWDQPTIEPKKTEDLESSGDDGKDKLAEIAAADVSKPPVPPKVLPEKMLATVNSSLADLETGGWEEQESGSSKPPVNGITASEVAEFTSLTAETEEGNGRTAAEKEQQTSAEETETSLATETDHEGVKAAIEKKDSTENSSSLKIRCSSLGDLLSDSKNKRRALPGQGFPKDSHQCLAKMEEKVANEREKAEKLLQKVLREGLEQAQEGNGPPVMAETLLNEAVEQLRQASQVLQEIKGLGELKKEGTQKQKEKQKDLVTLYRRSAP; encoded by the exons GATGAACAGAAGTGCATAGAAACGGTGGAACTGGAGAGTTATGACAAGTGCCAGGAGCTGCGTGCGctactaaaaaggaaaaatcgTTTCATTTTAATCCGCTCCCCGGGTAAGAAG GTTCATGATATCAAATTTCAAGCTCCAActttggaagaaaaggaatCGTGGATAAAAGCTCTTAATGAAGGGATCAATAGAGGCAAAAACAAAGTATTTGATGAG GTGAAAGTAGACGAGAGCCTTTCCTTGGACCACGTGACTCGGGACAGGGTGAAGGTGTCCCACGGCCGTCGGCCACCCACGAGAAGTCACCTAAAGGAG GCTGCCAAGTGTACATCAGATGGTATCCTGCGACTAGATCTGGATATAGTAGACAATGGACCACCAACCTTTGATTCCATTATCAGTGAAAGTGACAATGAACCACCTCAAAAAGAAACTCCAAAGCCCCCTATGCCACCTACAAAACCCACTGGcacaaaagaaaaccaggagGCAGAGGACAATGTTCCTGACCAGGAACATAAAAAAACTCTGTCTCCTCCGCTGCCTCCAGATAAGAAGCTTAAGGAAGGCATTACATCAAAGGACAGTGTCAATACCAAGGAAGAGGACTCTGTAAGTCCAGAGGAGAATGCGGAAGAATCCCAAGCACCAAGGGAGGAGAACAAGGAGAACCTCACTGAGGTCAGCAACAGAGTTATATCAAAAGCTCCAATTCCACTTCCTAAGAGTGTGCCAGACAAGCTGAAAGTAGCTTGGGACCAACCAACCATTGAGCCTAAAAAGACAGAAGACTTGGAATCATCAGGAGATGATGGCAAAGACAAGCTGGCTGAGATTGCTGCTGCAGATGTTTCAAAGCCCCCTGTTCCTCCTAAGGTTTTGCCAGAGAAAATGCTTGCCACAGTGAACTCCAGCCTTGCTGACCTGGAAACTgggggctgggaagagcaggaatctGGCAGCTCCAAGCCCCCAGTGAATGGGATCACAGCCAGCGAGGTAGCAGAGTTCACATCCCTGACAGCtgaaacagaagaaggaaatgGGAGGACCGCAGCTGAGAAGGAACAGCAAActtcagcagaagagacagagacttCCTTAGCTACAGAAACAGACCATGAGGGTGTAAAAGCAGCTATTGAGAAGAAAGATTCTACAGAAAATAGTTCAAGTCTCAAAATTCGTTGTTCTTCTCTGGGAGACTTGCTCTCTGATTCCAAAAATAAACGGAGAGCACTTCCAGGCCAAGGTTTCCCAAAGGATTCCCATCAATGCTTAGCTAAAATGGAGGAGAAAGTTGctaatgaaagggaaaaagcagaaaagcttcTGCAGAAGGTTTTACGTGAAGGGTTGGAACAGGCTCAGGAGGGGAATGGACCCCCAGTGATGGCAGAGACGTTGCTCAATGAGGCAGTAGAACAGCTTCGGCAAGCTTCACAAGTTTTGCAAGAAATTAAAGGTCTTGGAGaactgaaaaaagaaggaacacagaaacagaaagaaaagcaaaaggatcTAGTGACTCTTTATAGGAGAAGTGCTCCCTGA